The following coding sequences lie in one Glycine max cultivar Williams 82 chromosome 19, Glycine_max_v4.0, whole genome shotgun sequence genomic window:
- the LOC100788094 gene encoding glutaredoxin-C11 yields MDRVKDLASKKAAVIFTKSSCCMCHSIKQLFYELGASPAVHELDNDSYGKEMEWALRGMGCNPSVPAVFIGGKFVGSSKDVISLHVDGSLKQLLMDAKAIWF; encoded by the coding sequence atggaTAGAGTTAAGGACTTGGCATCAAAGAAGGCTGCTGTTATATTTACCAAGAGTTCATGTTGCATGTGTCACAGCATAAAGCAACTTTTCTATGAGCTTGGAGCAAGCCCAGCAGTTCATGAGCTTGACAATGATTCCTATGGGAAGGAAATGGAGTGGGCTTTGAGGGGTATGGGTTGTAACCCTTCAGTCCCAGCAGTGTTCATAGGTGGAAAATTTGTGGGCTCATCCAAAGATGTTATATCCCTCCATGTTGATGGCTCCCTCAAACAATTGCTCATGGATGCAAAAGCCATCTGGTTTTAG
- the LOC100780620 gene encoding OVARIAN TUMOR DOMAIN-containing deubiquitinating enzyme 5-like (The RefSeq protein has 2 substitutions compared to this genomic sequence) gives MEDTQEIEEQAHKEVISDKTSEKQQETLDEILSRHRKEILQLQKKEVEMKKATARGSKAEQKAKKKQVEEEVCQLSAKLKENHAKELTALGYISGNGNEKSNLDSLVKAIAGVSVTSQPEHTKVSKAKQRRDKRAQQEAEREQRIQAEQSDIISDRVIENEKLEKKLKPLGLTVCEIKPDGHCLYRAIEDQLAILSGGRSPYTYQELREMVAAYMRNHTSDFLPFFLSENLIEDDSNESFAQKFGNYCKEVESTATWGGQLELGALTHCLKKHIMIFSGSFPDVEMGKEYKSDGGTGLSNSSIMLSYHKHAFGLGEHYNSVVPT, from the exons ATGGAGGATACCCAAGAAATTGAGGAGCAAGCACACAAAGAAGTGATTTCAGACAAAACATCTGAGAAGCAGCAGGAAACTCTTGATGAAATTCTTTCACGACACAG GAAAGAGATATTGCAACTGCAGAAAAAAGAAGTTGAGATGAAAAAAGCTGCAGCTAGAGGTAGCAAGGCTGAGCAGAAAGCTAAGAAGAAGCAAGTGGAAGAAGAGGTTTGTCAACTTTCTGCTAAGCTTAAGGAGAATCATGCCAAAGAACTGACTGCATTAGGCTATATCAGTGGTAATGGAAATGAAAAGAGCAATTTGGACAGTCTGGTGAAGGCCATAGCTGGAGTATCTGTTACTAGTCAACCTGAACATACAAAGGTCAGCAAGGCCAAACAGAGGCGAGACAAAAGAGCTCAACAAGAAGCAGAAAGGGAGCAGAGAATCCAAGCAGAGCAGAGTGACATTATAAGTGATCGTGTGATTGAGAACGAGAAATTGGAAAAGAAGTTGAAGCCTCTTGGCTTGACTGTTTGTGAAATAAAGCCTGATGGGCACTGCCTCTATAGAGCCATTGAGGATCAGCTGGCCATCCTCTCTGGGGGTAGATCTCCTTATACATACCAAGAACTTCGAGAAATGGTGGCTGCTTACATGAGAAATCATACATCTGATTTCCTTCCATTTTTCCTGTCAGAGAATTTAATTGAAGATGATTCCAATGAATCATTTGCTcagaagtttgaaaattattgtaaagAAGTGGAGTCCACAGCTACATGGGGGGGACAACTAGAACTTGGTGCCTTGACTCACTGCTTGAAGAAgcatattatgatattttcagGGTCCTTCCCAGATGTGGAGATGGGCAAAGAGTATAAATCTGATGGTGGCACTGGCTTGTCTAATTCGAGTATCATGCTTTCTTATCACAAGCATGCTTTTGGGCTAGGAGAGCATTATAATTCTGTGGTTCCAACATGA
- the LOC100789514 gene encoding monothiol glutaredoxin-S6: MDVITSMVAEKPVVIFSKSTCCLSHSMTSLIRSFGANPTVHELDEMANGQQIESALLQMGCQPSVPTVFIGQRFIGGSKKIMSLHVRNELVPLLKNAGAIWI; encoded by the coding sequence ATGGACGTGATCACAAGCATGGTAGCTGAAAAGCCGGTGGTGATATTCAGCAAGAGCACATGTTGCTTGAGCCACTCCATGACATCACTGATACGTAGCTTTGGCGCAAACCCCACCGTTCACGAGCTCGATGAAATGGCGAATGGGCAGCAGATTGAGAGTGCATTGCTTCAAATGGGGTGCCAACCAAGTGTTCCTACTGTGTTCATAGGACAACGGTTCATAGGTGGTTCTAAGAAAATTATGAGCCTGCATGTCAGGAATGAATTAGTTCCATtgctcaagaatgccggggctaTATGGATTTAA
- the LOC100803979 gene encoding monothiol glutaredoxin-S6 encodes MDVLTTLTADKPVVIFSKSTCCMSHTVKALICSFGASPTIIEVDKMPSGQQVERALIQLGCKPSVPAVFIGQQFIGGADEVIKLNVQNKLAQLLLGAKAIFIWSR; translated from the coding sequence ATGGATGTGTTAACAACATTGACTGCAGATAAGCCAGTGGTGATCTTCAGCAAGAGCACATGTTGCATGAGCCACACCGTGAAGGCTCTCATATGCAGCTTTGGTGCCAGCCCTACAATTATTGAGGTTGACAAAATGCCAAGTGGTCAGCAAGTAGAGAGAGCACTCATTCAACTAGGTTGCAAACCAAGTGTGCCTGCAGTGTTCATAGGACAGCAATTCATAGGTGGTGCTGATGAAGTCATCAAACTCAACGTTCAAAACAAGCTTGCCCAATTGCTTCTCGGTGCTAAAGCTATCTTTATCTGGAGTAGGTAG
- the LOC100787565 gene encoding uncharacterized protein encodes MRLSMAGFRSSLPFSALMRQVEQEMETVIKVLQPGPLGIIEHKFSADEIRKANATVSKAVANWRTNAILQDSNHVLKDYIHNK; translated from the exons ATGAGGTTGTCAATGGCAGGGTTTCGAAGCTCATTGCCCTTTTCTGCACTAATGAG ACAGGTTGAGCAAGAGATGGAAACTGTGATCAAGGTGCTGCAGCCTGGACCCTTGGGAATTATAGAACACAAGTTTTCCGCTGACGAAATTCGCAAGGCTAATGCTACGGTTTCTAAAGCAGTGGCCAATTGGCGAACCAATGCAATCCTCCAAGATAGCAATCACgttttaaaagattatattcACAACAAGTGA
- the LOC100804503 gene encoding BTB/POZ domain-containing protein At1g03010 isoform X1 translates to MGVVTVGELKPSISGKRTFRPSSSIRHATEWPISDVSSDLTIEVGASTFALHKFPLVSRSGRIRKLLLDAKDSKVLRISLPNVPGGPEGFELASKFCYGINVEFTLSNVALLRCTAHFLEMTEEFAEKNLEARAEAYLRDTVLPNISSTVYVLHCCEALRPISEEINLVNKLINAIANNACKEQLTTGLLKLDHTFPSKTTPTMEPETSSDWWGKSFNVLSLEFFQRVVSVVKSKGLKQDMISKILINYAHGSLQGIRVRDPQVVKGSLHDLELQKKQRVVVETIVSLLPTHSRKSPVPMGFLSSLLKAAIAASASTPCKSDLERRISLQLDQAILEDILIPTNSPQNSHNTMYDTDLILRIFSIYLNTDEEDGEDSDNYIDESQMAYDFDSPGSPKQSSIIKVSKLLDSYLAEVALDSNLLPSKFTALAELLPDHARIVSDGLYRAVDIFLKVHPNMKDSERYRLCKTIDCQKLSQEASSHAAQNERLPVQTVVQVLYLEQMRLRNAMNGGHNQVFFGQFPHRSGSGAGSGAISPRDNYASVRRENRELKLEVARMRMRLTDLEKDHVSMKQELVKSHPANKLFKSFTRKLSKLNSLFRINSIKPIGGKASSETRFPFPKRRRHSVS, encoded by the exons ATGGGAGTGGTAACTGTTGGTGAATTGAAGCCCAGCATTTCAGGAAAAAGGACATTTCGTCCAAGTTCAAGCATAAGACATGCCACTGAATG GCCAATATCTGACGTCTCTAGTGATCTTACCATCGAAGTAGGAGCATCAACCTTCGCACTTCACAAG TTTCCTTTGGTTTCTCGGAGTGGGAGAATTCGGAAGCTGCTGTTAGATGCAAAAGATTCAAAAGTTTTACGCATAAGTCTCCCAAATGTGCCAGGTGGTCCTGAAGGATTTGAACTAGCTTCCAAATTTTGCTATGGAATCAATGTTGAGTTCACACTCTCAAATGTGGCTTTGCTACGTTGCACGGCCCATTTTCTTGAAATGACCGAAGAGTTCGCAGAAAAAAACTTAGAGGCCAGAGCTGAAGCATATCTAAGAGACACAGTGCTCCCTAACATATCAAGCACCGTTTATGTTCTTCACTGTTGTGAGGCTCTTCGTCCCATATCAGAAGAAATAAACCTTGTCAATAAGCTAATCAACGCAATTGCGAACAACGCGTGCAAAGAGCAGCTTACAACTGGTTTACTAAAACTAGATCACACTTTCCCTTCTAAAACCACACCAACCATGGAACCAGAAACATCCTCAGATTGGTGGGGGAAGTCTTTCAATGTTCTTAGTCTTGAGTTCTTCCAACGAGTTGTGTCTGTTGTGAAGTCAAAGGGACTAAAACAAGACATGATCAGCAAGATTTTGATAAACTATGCACACGGTTCTCTTCAGGGGATTCGTGTTAGAGACCCCCAAGTGGTGAAGGGAAGTCTTCATGACTTGGAATTGCAAAAGAAACAAAGGGTGGTTGTTGAAACCATAGTTAGCTTACTCCCAACTCACTCAAGGAAAAGCCCGGTTCCAATGGGATTCCTCTCAAGTTTGTTGAAGGCTGCAATAGCAGCATCTGCATCAACTCCTTGCAAATCTGATTTGGAGAGGCGAATTAGTCTACAACTTGACCAGGCAATTCTTGAAGACATCTTAATCCCAACAAACTCACCTCAAAACTCCCACAACACAATGTATGACACAGACTTAATTCTGAGGATCTTTTCTATTTATCTTAACACGGACGAGGAGGATGGCGAAGATAGCGATAACTACATTGATGAAAGCCAAATGGCGTATGATTTTGACAGTCCTGGATCTCCTAAACAAAGCTCAATCATAAAGGTATCCAAATTGCTGGACAGTTATCTCGCTGAAGTAGCACTAGACTCAAACTTGTTGCCGTCAAAATTCACAGCACTTGCAGAACTGCTTCCAGATCATGCACGTATCGTTAGTGATGGACTCTATAGAGCTGTTGACATCTTCCTTAAG GTTCATCCAAACATGAAGGACTCAGAGAGGTACCGGTTATGCAAAACCATTGATTGTCAGAAACTGTCTCAAGAAGCAAGCAGCCATGCAGCACAGAATGAAAGACTACCGGTGCAGACGGTGGTTCAAGTTCTTTACTTGGAGCAAATGAGGCTTCGAAATGCCATGAATGGAGGGCACAACCAAGTCTTCTTTGGTCAGTTCCCTCACCGTTCAGGAAGCGGTGCAGGGAGTGGAGCCATTTCCCCAAGAGATAACTATGCATCGGTTAGAAGAGAGAACAGAGAGCTGAAGCTTGAAGTAGCAAGAATGAGAATGAGGCTCACTGACTTGGAGAAAGACCACGTGTCCATGAAGCAGGAGCTTGTTAAGTCACACCCTGCCAACAAGTTGTTCAAATCATTTACCAGAAAGCTGAGCAAGCTAAATTCTCTATTCAGGATAAACAGCATTAAGCCAATTGGTGGCAAAGCTAGTTCAGAAACTCGCTTCCCTTTTCCAAAGCGAAGACGCCACTCCGTTTCATGA
- the LOC100804503 gene encoding BTB/POZ domain-containing protein At1g03010 isoform X2, producing MTEEFAEKNLEARAEAYLRDTVLPNISSTVYVLHCCEALRPISEEINLVNKLINAIANNACKEQLTTGLLKLDHTFPSKTTPTMEPETSSDWWGKSFNVLSLEFFQRVVSVVKSKGLKQDMISKILINYAHGSLQGIRVRDPQVVKGSLHDLELQKKQRVVVETIVSLLPTHSRKSPVPMGFLSSLLKAAIAASASTPCKSDLERRISLQLDQAILEDILIPTNSPQNSHNTMYDTDLILRIFSIYLNTDEEDGEDSDNYIDESQMAYDFDSPGSPKQSSIIKVSKLLDSYLAEVALDSNLLPSKFTALAELLPDHARIVSDGLYRAVDIFLKVHPNMKDSERYRLCKTIDCQKLSQEASSHAAQNERLPVQTVVQVLYLEQMRLRNAMNGGHNQVFFGQFPHRSGSGAGSGAISPRDNYASVRRENRELKLEVARMRMRLTDLEKDHVSMKQELVKSHPANKLFKSFTRKLSKLNSLFRINSIKPIGGKASSETRFPFPKRRRHSVS from the exons ATGACCGAAGAGTTCGCAGAAAAAAACTTAGAGGCCAGAGCTGAAGCATATCTAAGAGACACAGTGCTCCCTAACATATCAAGCACCGTTTATGTTCTTCACTGTTGTGAGGCTCTTCGTCCCATATCAGAAGAAATAAACCTTGTCAATAAGCTAATCAACGCAATTGCGAACAACGCGTGCAAAGAGCAGCTTACAACTGGTTTACTAAAACTAGATCACACTTTCCCTTCTAAAACCACACCAACCATGGAACCAGAAACATCCTCAGATTGGTGGGGGAAGTCTTTCAATGTTCTTAGTCTTGAGTTCTTCCAACGAGTTGTGTCTGTTGTGAAGTCAAAGGGACTAAAACAAGACATGATCAGCAAGATTTTGATAAACTATGCACACGGTTCTCTTCAGGGGATTCGTGTTAGAGACCCCCAAGTGGTGAAGGGAAGTCTTCATGACTTGGAATTGCAAAAGAAACAAAGGGTGGTTGTTGAAACCATAGTTAGCTTACTCCCAACTCACTCAAGGAAAAGCCCGGTTCCAATGGGATTCCTCTCAAGTTTGTTGAAGGCTGCAATAGCAGCATCTGCATCAACTCCTTGCAAATCTGATTTGGAGAGGCGAATTAGTCTACAACTTGACCAGGCAATTCTTGAAGACATCTTAATCCCAACAAACTCACCTCAAAACTCCCACAACACAATGTATGACACAGACTTAATTCTGAGGATCTTTTCTATTTATCTTAACACGGACGAGGAGGATGGCGAAGATAGCGATAACTACATTGATGAAAGCCAAATGGCGTATGATTTTGACAGTCCTGGATCTCCTAAACAAAGCTCAATCATAAAGGTATCCAAATTGCTGGACAGTTATCTCGCTGAAGTAGCACTAGACTCAAACTTGTTGCCGTCAAAATTCACAGCACTTGCAGAACTGCTTCCAGATCATGCACGTATCGTTAGTGATGGACTCTATAGAGCTGTTGACATCTTCCTTAAG GTTCATCCAAACATGAAGGACTCAGAGAGGTACCGGTTATGCAAAACCATTGATTGTCAGAAACTGTCTCAAGAAGCAAGCAGCCATGCAGCACAGAATGAAAGACTACCGGTGCAGACGGTGGTTCAAGTTCTTTACTTGGAGCAAATGAGGCTTCGAAATGCCATGAATGGAGGGCACAACCAAGTCTTCTTTGGTCAGTTCCCTCACCGTTCAGGAAGCGGTGCAGGGAGTGGAGCCATTTCCCCAAGAGATAACTATGCATCGGTTAGAAGAGAGAACAGAGAGCTGAAGCTTGAAGTAGCAAGAATGAGAATGAGGCTCACTGACTTGGAGAAAGACCACGTGTCCATGAAGCAGGAGCTTGTTAAGTCACACCCTGCCAACAAGTTGTTCAAATCATTTACCAGAAAGCTGAGCAAGCTAAATTCTCTATTCAGGATAAACAGCATTAAGCCAATTGGTGGCAAAGCTAGTTCAGAAACTCGCTTCCCTTTTCCAAAGCGAAGACGCCACTCCGTTTCATGA
- the LOC100804503 gene encoding BTB/POZ domain-containing protein At1g03010 isoform X3, giving the protein MGVVTVGELKPSISGKRTFRPSSSIRHATEWPISDVSSDLTIEVGASTFALHKFPLVSRSGRIRKLLLDAKDSKVLRISLPNVPGGPEGFELASKFCYGINVEFTLSNVALLRCTAHFLEMTEEFAEKNLEARAEAYLRDTVLPNISSTVYVLHCCEALRPISEEINLVNKLINAIANNACKEQLTTGLLKLDHTFPSKTTPTMEPETSSDWWGKSFNVLSLEFFQRVVSVVKSKGLKQDMISKILINYAHGSLQGIRVRDPQVVKGSLHDLELQKKQRVVVETIVSLLPTHSRKSPVPMGFLSSLLKAAIAASASTPCKSDLERRISLQLDQAILEDILIPTNSPQNSHNTMYDTDLILRIFSIYLNTDEEDGEDSDNYIDESQMAYDFDSPGSPKQSSIIKVSKLLDSYLAEVALDSNLLPSKFTALAELLPDHARIVSDGLYRAVDIFLKFVSL; this is encoded by the exons ATGGGAGTGGTAACTGTTGGTGAATTGAAGCCCAGCATTTCAGGAAAAAGGACATTTCGTCCAAGTTCAAGCATAAGACATGCCACTGAATG GCCAATATCTGACGTCTCTAGTGATCTTACCATCGAAGTAGGAGCATCAACCTTCGCACTTCACAAG TTTCCTTTGGTTTCTCGGAGTGGGAGAATTCGGAAGCTGCTGTTAGATGCAAAAGATTCAAAAGTTTTACGCATAAGTCTCCCAAATGTGCCAGGTGGTCCTGAAGGATTTGAACTAGCTTCCAAATTTTGCTATGGAATCAATGTTGAGTTCACACTCTCAAATGTGGCTTTGCTACGTTGCACGGCCCATTTTCTTGAAATGACCGAAGAGTTCGCAGAAAAAAACTTAGAGGCCAGAGCTGAAGCATATCTAAGAGACACAGTGCTCCCTAACATATCAAGCACCGTTTATGTTCTTCACTGTTGTGAGGCTCTTCGTCCCATATCAGAAGAAATAAACCTTGTCAATAAGCTAATCAACGCAATTGCGAACAACGCGTGCAAAGAGCAGCTTACAACTGGTTTACTAAAACTAGATCACACTTTCCCTTCTAAAACCACACCAACCATGGAACCAGAAACATCCTCAGATTGGTGGGGGAAGTCTTTCAATGTTCTTAGTCTTGAGTTCTTCCAACGAGTTGTGTCTGTTGTGAAGTCAAAGGGACTAAAACAAGACATGATCAGCAAGATTTTGATAAACTATGCACACGGTTCTCTTCAGGGGATTCGTGTTAGAGACCCCCAAGTGGTGAAGGGAAGTCTTCATGACTTGGAATTGCAAAAGAAACAAAGGGTGGTTGTTGAAACCATAGTTAGCTTACTCCCAACTCACTCAAGGAAAAGCCCGGTTCCAATGGGATTCCTCTCAAGTTTGTTGAAGGCTGCAATAGCAGCATCTGCATCAACTCCTTGCAAATCTGATTTGGAGAGGCGAATTAGTCTACAACTTGACCAGGCAATTCTTGAAGACATCTTAATCCCAACAAACTCACCTCAAAACTCCCACAACACAATGTATGACACAGACTTAATTCTGAGGATCTTTTCTATTTATCTTAACACGGACGAGGAGGATGGCGAAGATAGCGATAACTACATTGATGAAAGCCAAATGGCGTATGATTTTGACAGTCCTGGATCTCCTAAACAAAGCTCAATCATAAAGGTATCCAAATTGCTGGACAGTTATCTCGCTGAAGTAGCACTAGACTCAAACTTGTTGCCGTCAAAATTCACAGCACTTGCAGAACTGCTTCCAGATCATGCACGTATCGTTAGTGATGGACTCTATAGAGCTGTTGACATCTTCCTTAAG TTTGTTTCTTTGTGA